A window of Deltaproteobacteria bacterium genomic DNA:
CCGTCGGCAAACGGCCGTTCGAGTCCCCTCGGGGCACAATAGGGGCTCCGCGAAGGCGGAAATGGAAACGCACGCATTCTCGAAGACGGTCTGGGCCGTGTCCCTGCCGATCGTTTTCGCCGAGATCAGCGAGACGATCGTGCATGTGACGGACACCGCCTTTCTCGCGCGCGTCGGTGTAGCGGAGCTCGGAGCGATCGCCCTCGCCGATACGATCTACGAGCTGGCGACGGTCCCGATGGTGGCGCTGGTGGACGGGATCCAGATACTCACCGCGCGCCGCGCCGGACAGCGCCGGGACGAGGCGGTCGGAGAGACGTTCAACCTGGGTCTCGCGCTACTCACGGTCGTCTCGCTGGTGCTGACGCTCGGGCTGCGAGTCGCGTCTCCCCGGCTGACGGGGCTCGTGGTCGCCTCGGATGACGTGGGAACCGCCGTCGAGGCGTTCGTCCCGGTCGTCGCCATCGGCACGGTCTTTCACGCCGCAAACCTGGCCTACAGCGCCCTACTCGTCACCCTGTCCCGGACGCGAGTGCTCATCCCTGCGACCATCCTGCTGGCCGCCACGAATCTCTTCCTCGGCTACTGTTTGGTCTTCGGCAACCTGGGGTTCCCGCGCCTGGGGATCGAGGGCGCGGCCTGGGGATCGGTGGGAGCCGAGGTCGTCACCTGCGCGTACCTGACGGCACACGTCCTCAGGCACATTGACGTCCGGAGGTACGCGCTGCTTCGGCTCCCACGGCTCGACGGCAGGCTGACCGGGTCGCTCTGCTCCGTCTCCTTTCCGGTGGGACTCCAGGCGTTGATGGAGGGTCTCCGGTGGTTCGTCTTCTTCGTCCTCGCCGACCGGCTCGGCGAGGAGGCGCTCGCCACCTCGAACGTCGTGTACAGCTTCTACGCGGTGCTGCGAATCCCGACCGAGGGCTTCTCCGAGACAACCTGCTCGATGGTCAGCCACATGATCGGGAGCGGCCGCGCCCGCGGCGTCGAGCATCTGCTCTGGGAGGTCATCCGGCCGAGCTACCTGGTCACACTGCCCTTCGCGGCGCTGATCCTTCTGTTCCCCCGTCCTCTCCTCTCTCTCTTCGTCGGCGACCCCCAGGTGATCGAAGCGTCCGTCAGGTGCCTGCGGGTCGTCGCCGCGTCCATGCTGGTGGTCATCCCCGGCCAGATATGGTTCGTGTCGGTCTCCGGGACCGGGGACACCCGGGCCGCCTTCCTGATCGAACTGGCGCTGACCGCGACGATCCTGCTCGTGGCGTACGTGGCCGGATTCTCCCTCGGTCTGCCGCCCGAGTACGTCTGGACCTCCCTGCCGCTGGGCTGGCTTCTGTGCCTGTCCCTGTCTTACCGATGGGTCCAGGCGGGGCGATGGAGGCGGCTGACGATCTGAGGTGCGCCGGTCGCCCCGCGGGCCGTCGTGCCCGGTCTCGGGTTCTGGGACCGGCTCGGCTTCCGCCGCGTGCGCTCGGCGCCGCCCGCCGCTTCCCCTGCCCTCTTCTTCATCTTCGTCCTCGGCGGCGAGGACCCGATCGGTCCGCGACCTTTGCCGGGAGATCGGCATCGTCAGAACTTCAGATGAGGGCGGCGAGAAGCTGCTGGAGCACGAGCTCCGTCGTGGCGCGAAGTCTGAGGCCGCGCAGTCCGTCGCCGGGGGCTACTCGGCCGTCGGAGTGACGCTGTTCACCGAGGTAGCCCCAGGAGCACAGGGCCGCGACGATCTCGTGCGTGGCGATTTGCCGGGTGTCGAAGACCACCAGGACGCTCCCGGTCAACGGGTTGGCGCTGGCGCGGTTGACGCCCTCGATTTCCTGTAGCCGGGTCTCCACCCATCGGGCTTCGCTTTCCGAGCCCTTCACCTGGGGCAGCCTGATCCGCAGCCGGCCCTCGAGGACGCGGAGGGACGTCGATGCATCGTTCATCACGAGGCTCCATCGGGCTTCGCTTTGCGGCCCCTTCACCCCGGGCAGCCTGATCCGCAGTCGGCCCTCGAGGACGGGGGGGACGTGGACGCGTCGCTCATCCTGAGACTCCCCTTTCTCCTTCTCTCGCATCGTCTTGCCTCACTCGTTTAGGCTGCCGACGAGATCGAGGAAAGGCTGCGGGAGTTATGATTGCGGGTCGTTGGTTTTAATTTTCCATGACGTGCGCAGACTGCTGCGCGGGAATCTGGATCGCCCCGGCAGGTCCGGTCCCGCCTCCACAATAGACGCCTCACGAAGCCACCGGGTTGACGGGCAGGCTGACCGAGACCCCCCCGCGACGGT
This region includes:
- a CDS encoding MATE family efflux transporter, which gives rise to METHAFSKTVWAVSLPIVFAEISETIVHVTDTAFLARVGVAELGAIALADTIYELATVPMVALVDGIQILTARRAGQRRDEAVGETFNLGLALLTVVSLVLTLGLRVASPRLTGLVVASDDVGTAVEAFVPVVAIGTVFHAANLAYSALLVTLSRTRVLIPATILLAATNLFLGYCLVFGNLGFPRLGIEGAAWGSVGAEVVTCAYLTAHVLRHIDVRRYALLRLPRLDGRLTGSLCSVSFPVGLQALMEGLRWFVFFVLADRLGEEALATSNVVYSFYAVLRIPTEGFSETTCSMVSHMIGSGRARGVEHLLWEVIRPSYLVTLPFAALILLFPRPLLSLFVGDPQVIEASVRCLRVVAASMLVVIPGQIWFVSVSGTGDTRAAFLIELALTATILLVAYVAGFSLGLPPEYVWTSLPLGWLLCLSLSYRWVQAGRWRRLTI
- a CDS encoding heavy-metal-associated domain-containing protein, which gives rise to MNDASTSLRVLEGRLRIRLPQVKGSESEARWVETRLQEIEGVNRASANPLTGSVLVVFDTRQIATHEIVAALCSWGYLGEQRHSDGRVAPGDGLRGLRLRATTELVLQQLLAALI